The proteins below come from a single Streptomyces spongiicola genomic window:
- a CDS encoding helix-turn-helix transcriptional regulator — translation MNERYAIKTGFTGRPVTAEPHSEIEELLTPEEVSSSTKLALQTLANMRRDRRGPRFIKLGVSVTAPVRYRRSDVEAWLDSQVVETGAG, via the coding sequence GTGAATGAGCGATATGCCATCAAAACTGGCTTCACTGGGCGCCCGGTTACGGCTGAACCCCATTCCGAAATCGAGGAGCTCCTCACGCCGGAAGAGGTGAGCAGCTCGACGAAGCTGGCTCTCCAGACGCTGGCGAACATGCGTCGAGACCGTCGAGGTCCGCGCTTCATCAAGCTGGGTGTGAGCGTCACCGCCCCCGTCCGTTACCGCCGTTCTGACGTCGAGGCATGGCTCGACTCGCAGGTCGTCGAGACGGGGGCTGGCTGA
- a CDS encoding tyrosine-type recombinase/integrase: protein MKPYKACSCRAPETKKLLGKKCPQLSKKNHGAWYARYEAPHSADGKRRQPRVGPYATEKECKEGLIKVLGRASNPKAHEQRNTTFGEYLDRRLAWRVSEAETGEGLAKKTLDAEREAIDLYGKPGLGHIKVIDLTDEHFRELYAAMRKINKAEEKEDRTEILRRLVGARATRDGRRIHSRPISESRIKRVHAVFHGALTDAVKVSKIRLDNPVEGLWRSKGGKRSKGRAKPLLWSAERVEAWERTGVVPAKVMVWTATQTGNFLDFAEASEERLYPAFHLTSYYGPRRSELVGAEDQHLSLERGWLHILQAQADDELDDTKTEAGWRQVPLDEETVRVHRAWRKRKLEERLQWGEAYEDSGRVYCYEDGKALKPAYLSSRFGILIERYGNIRKRVGKGWPVERIARKYRTTEAAVDVALRMVLPPVRFHDLRHGAATMLIAAGVDDKFVSEVLGHASVAFTKDVYAVVAEEMAADATRRIAAFIPRASRPATVGAISVPSGG from the coding sequence GTGAAGCCCTATAAGGCGTGTAGCTGCCGAGCCCCGGAGACGAAGAAGCTCCTCGGCAAGAAGTGCCCGCAGCTCAGCAAGAAGAACCACGGTGCCTGGTATGCCCGGTACGAGGCGCCGCACAGCGCGGACGGGAAGCGCCGGCAGCCTCGCGTCGGCCCGTACGCGACGGAGAAGGAGTGCAAGGAAGGGCTGATCAAGGTTCTCGGCCGCGCCAGCAACCCGAAGGCGCACGAGCAGCGGAACACGACGTTCGGCGAGTACCTCGACCGCCGCCTCGCCTGGCGGGTGTCGGAGGCTGAGACCGGCGAGGGCCTGGCGAAGAAGACGCTCGACGCGGAGCGCGAGGCCATCGACCTGTACGGCAAGCCCGGCCTCGGGCACATCAAGGTCATCGACCTCACCGACGAGCACTTCCGTGAGCTGTACGCCGCCATGCGGAAGATCAACAAGGCGGAGGAGAAGGAGGACCGGACCGAGATCCTGCGGCGGCTCGTCGGCGCGCGGGCGACGAGGGATGGCCGGCGGATCCACTCCCGTCCGATCTCGGAGTCCCGGATCAAACGCGTGCACGCGGTGTTCCACGGCGCCCTGACCGACGCCGTGAAGGTGTCGAAGATCCGGCTGGACAACCCCGTGGAGGGGCTGTGGCGGTCAAAAGGCGGCAAGCGCAGCAAGGGCCGCGCGAAGCCGCTGCTGTGGTCGGCCGAGCGCGTCGAGGCGTGGGAGCGCACGGGCGTCGTCCCGGCCAAGGTGATGGTCTGGACGGCGACGCAGACCGGCAATTTCCTCGACTTCGCGGAGGCGTCCGAAGAGCGGCTGTACCCGGCGTTCCACCTGACCTCATACTATGGGCCGCGCCGGAGCGAGCTCGTCGGCGCGGAGGACCAGCACCTCAGCCTCGAACGCGGGTGGCTGCACATCCTCCAGGCGCAGGCTGACGACGAGCTCGACGACACCAAGACCGAGGCGGGTTGGCGGCAGGTTCCCCTCGACGAGGAGACCGTGCGCGTTCACCGGGCGTGGCGGAAGCGGAAGCTCGAAGAACGGTTGCAGTGGGGCGAAGCGTACGAGGACTCGGGCCGCGTCTACTGCTACGAGGACGGCAAGGCGCTCAAGCCCGCGTACCTCTCCAGCCGGTTCGGGATCCTGATCGAGCGGTACGGCAACATCCGGAAGAGGGTCGGCAAGGGCTGGCCGGTCGAGCGGATCGCCCGGAAGTACCGAACGACGGAGGCCGCCGTGGACGTCGCGCTGCGGATGGTGCTCCCGCCCGTCCGCTTCCACGACCTGAGGCACGGCGCGGCGACGATGCTGATCGCCGCCGGGGTCGACGACAAGTTCGTGAGCGAGGTCCTTGGGCACGCCTCCGTGGCGTTCACGAAGGACGTGTACGCGGTCGTAGCCGAGGAGATGGCGGCGGACGCCACGCGCCGGATCGCGGCGTTCATCCCGCGTGCCAGCAGGCCCGCGACTGTTGGTGCCATCAGCGTGCCATCTGGAGGCTGA
- a CDS encoding SSI family serine proteinase inhibitor yields the protein MLRRLVLTAAATTASLAALAAAVPTAGAVRAPIPLPLLDTGPREQDGRSVPGDRLTVTTAETGNPRADGTYELTCGSENGPAGGSHPEARAACDRLAEFATERRDPFRPVDGDAMCTMQHGGPATARITGTWRGQRVDARFDRTNGCEIRRWETLEPVLPTARHDDARTTRTARTARA from the coding sequence ATGCTGCGCCGCCTCGTCCTCACCGCCGCCGCGACGACGGCTTCGCTCGCCGCGTTGGCCGCCGCCGTACCGACCGCGGGTGCCGTCCGCGCCCCGATCCCGCTGCCGCTGCTCGATACCGGCCCGCGGGAACAGGACGGCCGGTCCGTGCCCGGCGACCGGCTCACCGTGACCACCGCGGAGACCGGCAACCCCCGGGCCGACGGTACGTACGAACTGACGTGCGGCAGCGAGAACGGCCCGGCGGGCGGCTCGCACCCCGAGGCGCGGGCCGCCTGCGATCGGCTGGCGGAGTTCGCGACGGAGCGGCGGGACCCGTTCCGTCCGGTCGACGGCGACGCCATGTGCACGATGCAGCACGGCGGCCCCGCCACCGCGCGGATCACCGGGACATGGCGCGGCCAGCGCGTCGACGCCAGGTTCGACCGCACGAACGGCTGCGAGATCCGCCGCTGGGAGACTCTGGAGCCGGTCCTCCCGACCGCCCGCCACGACGACGCCCGCACAACCCGCACAGCCCGCACAGCCCGGGCGTGA
- a CDS encoding PAS domain-containing protein codes for MSSRPSRGAARLAAILDALPDGLVLVNCNGTVVNANTIALEMFEAPGTALVGRGLLDLLPAFDSKLIPGSMRRPDSVGKRGRTKPTRMVARRTDGVEFPAEVTSAGLEDGRAAYASPGTGGGTGYTGDELLMLVVRDLSGTVDTEAELARSQRQTEMILRAAAEGVVGTDTDGRVVLVNPAAAQILGFRASDLGGKELHPLVLHSRPDGEPFPYDESPLADTLKSGRKHRVRGQVLWAKDGREVPVDLTTAPVRDGEQLVGAVMTFTDRRPYEEQAERHAAEIAERDEKYSTDIAELDEKYATDLAERDQRHAAELAELAEKHTAETADRAEKYAAEIETRDEREASLNARYAQLAAVLGDALRGPLEELRRELGKLAADPAGQLWPEANQILHHLAAGYARMTTLVDNVLGFQRLDSGAERLHKAVVLLDAVVAAGVEGAVELIGPGRAQFAVHAPPIEAEVDGVRLATALAHLVADVAGIDSTGKARVVPGTGYVDSTIVVAAAQRGDVVRIEVRGPHSGGDPVHEPIVRGIVTAHGGVLQTHEVPGTGGSAYVLEVPLGEGAGTVAPPAGPPEQQAPAGPLEQQAPAALPAQTTSGGGRRRARRASTDAFLESPVGPGDTPVPPGFPGRHQADTDTDASGGAGGSAGTVPGGPTPAATGGTGRRRGRPSPAEAELVALPAAQDGLVVTAAEAGAGRPALGDTVPPQGVGPEAAAREGTGRRARRARAALPALPSAGSVPDAPAAVGRPTGRSDGQAVGQPVGQPVGQDIAALEPAVTAAASGTGGSGNGNGSGSTGGGSGAQQGDRRARRALAAGNGRQVPAEEPRGPFALPPAEADRTPPSGAPDEGRHDPARPEPESDHTPPQPHPVPTGRRRARPAEGGTPGQGIPAQAGPVPPQTGPVTPPTNPVPPPASPAMPDVLGPVPPAIPGPVPPAAPGPVPSPVPPAIPGPVPSPVPPAIPGPVPSPVPPAIPGPMTPPSGTVTPPAGPAMPEAPGPVPPAVPGPRPAANTAHAGDTGSVPLPPAAPVPAEPPAPSRRAAQPLPAEAPTPAAGTATPMPAPEPVDPDASQGRAFSVRTLGQGVPLTQRLAQQQDRQAVPAVPAVPAASPPQAASGGQTLGSGRRRKLATRQEGERQVSETGARPHPHPQPAPAPSPAQRLGAPTEGRAYAIGAPDEGAEGPEPLDGPGGAIEVANRPAPLPLDDELPPEPLDNPRRLLVWPAPDAATQQALSDRGYRPVIVHSREEVDAQIAAFPAALFVDPLTGPITRTALQALRQAAVAAEVPVLLAAGLGQATREAAYGADPAVLLKALAPRDSEQHPSRVLLIEQHADISAALTATLERRGMQVARAAADADAVTLAQQTRPNLVVMDLMQVRRRRAGIIDWLRASGQLNRTPLVVYTSAGLDQAELPKLSSGETVLFLAERSTSAEVQDRIVDLLAKIGTN; via the coding sequence GTGAGCAGCAGGCCATCCCGAGGCGCTGCTCGCCTCGCCGCCATACTCGACGCGCTCCCGGACGGGCTCGTCCTCGTCAACTGCAACGGCACGGTCGTCAACGCCAACACCATCGCCCTCGAGATGTTCGAGGCCCCCGGCACCGCGCTCGTCGGGCGCGGGCTCCTCGACCTGCTGCCGGCGTTCGACTCCAAGCTCATCCCGGGCTCGATGCGTCGCCCCGACTCCGTCGGCAAGCGCGGCCGTACGAAGCCGACCCGGATGGTCGCCCGCCGCACCGACGGCGTCGAGTTCCCCGCGGAGGTGACCAGCGCCGGTCTGGAGGACGGGCGCGCGGCGTACGCATCGCCCGGCACCGGCGGAGGCACCGGCTACACCGGCGACGAACTGCTGATGCTCGTCGTGCGCGACCTGTCCGGCACCGTCGACACCGAGGCCGAACTCGCGCGCTCCCAGCGGCAGACCGAGATGATCCTGCGGGCGGCCGCCGAGGGCGTCGTCGGCACGGACACCGACGGCCGCGTCGTGCTCGTCAACCCGGCCGCCGCCCAGATCCTCGGCTTCCGCGCCAGCGACCTCGGCGGCAAGGAACTGCACCCGCTGGTCCTGCACTCGCGCCCGGACGGCGAGCCGTTCCCGTACGACGAGTCCCCGCTCGCCGACACGCTCAAGTCCGGGCGCAAGCACCGGGTCCGCGGCCAGGTGCTGTGGGCCAAGGACGGCAGGGAGGTGCCGGTCGATCTGACCACCGCGCCGGTGCGCGACGGGGAGCAGCTGGTCGGCGCGGTCATGACGTTCACCGACCGGCGGCCCTACGAGGAGCAGGCTGAGCGGCACGCCGCCGAGATCGCCGAGCGGGACGAGAAGTACAGCACGGACATCGCCGAACTCGACGAGAAGTACGCGACGGACCTGGCCGAGCGGGACCAGCGGCACGCGGCCGAACTGGCGGAGCTGGCCGAGAAGCACACCGCCGAGACGGCGGACAGGGCCGAGAAGTACGCCGCGGAGATCGAGACCCGCGACGAGCGGGAAGCCTCGCTGAACGCCCGGTACGCCCAGCTGGCCGCGGTGCTCGGGGACGCGCTGCGCGGGCCACTTGAGGAGCTGCGCCGCGAACTCGGGAAGCTGGCCGCCGATCCGGCCGGCCAGCTGTGGCCGGAGGCCAACCAGATCCTCCACCACCTGGCCGCGGGCTACGCCCGGATGACGACGCTGGTCGACAACGTCCTGGGCTTCCAGCGGCTGGACTCCGGCGCGGAGCGGCTGCACAAGGCCGTCGTCCTGCTCGACGCGGTGGTGGCCGCGGGTGTCGAGGGCGCGGTCGAGCTGATCGGTCCCGGACGGGCGCAGTTCGCGGTCCACGCCCCGCCGATCGAGGCCGAGGTGGACGGCGTACGGCTGGCGACCGCGCTGGCGCATCTGGTCGCCGACGTCGCGGGGATCGACTCGACGGGCAAGGCGAGGGTGGTACCCGGAACCGGGTACGTCGACTCGACCATCGTGGTCGCCGCGGCGCAGCGGGGCGACGTCGTACGGATCGAGGTGCGCGGTCCCCACTCCGGCGGCGACCCGGTGCACGAGCCCATCGTCCGCGGCATCGTGACGGCACACGGCGGTGTGCTGCAGACGCACGAGGTGCCGGGCACGGGCGGCAGCGCCTATGTCCTGGAGGTGCCGCTCGGCGAGGGAGCCGGCACGGTGGCGCCCCCGGCGGGGCCCCCGGAACAGCAGGCGCCGGCGGGACCCCTGGAGCAGCAGGCTCCGGCTGCCCTCCCGGCGCAGACCACGTCCGGTGGCGGACGGCGGCGGGCCCGGCGCGCCTCGACGGACGCGTTCCTGGAGAGCCCGGTGGGCCCCGGGGACACGCCGGTGCCCCCCGGTTTCCCAGGGCGGCACCAGGCGGATACGGACACGGACGCGAGCGGTGGGGCGGGCGGATCAGCCGGAACCGTACCCGGCGGGCCCACCCCGGCGGCGACCGGCGGCACGGGCCGTCGACGCGGCCGCCCGAGCCCCGCAGAGGCCGAACTGGTCGCGCTCCCGGCTGCACAGGACGGCTTGGTCGTCACCGCGGCGGAGGCCGGAGCCGGCCGCCCGGCGCTGGGTGACACGGTCCCGCCGCAGGGGGTGGGTCCGGAAGCCGCGGCCCGGGAGGGCACCGGGCGGCGGGCCCGGCGCGCCCGCGCGGCACTTCCCGCGCTGCCTTCGGCGGGCTCGGTCCCCGACGCCCCGGCGGCCGTGGGACGGCCGACCGGCCGGAGCGACGGACAGGCCGTCGGACAGCCGGTCGGACAACCTGTCGGACAGGACATCGCCGCGCTGGAACCCGCCGTCACGGCAGCGGCTTCCGGCACCGGTGGCAGCGGCAACGGCAACGGCAGCGGCAGCACGGGTGGCGGCAGCGGAGCACAGCAGGGCGATCGGCGAGCGCGCCGGGCGCTCGCGGCCGGCAACGGCCGGCAGGTTCCCGCGGAGGAACCGCGCGGCCCGTTCGCGCTTCCCCCCGCCGAGGCCGACCGCACCCCGCCGTCAGGTGCTCCCGACGAGGGCCGCCACGACCCGGCGCGCCCGGAGCCGGAATCTGACCACACCCCGCCGCAGCCGCACCCCGTGCCCACCGGGCGCCGGCGGGCCCGCCCGGCCGAGGGCGGAACACCGGGCCAGGGCATCCCCGCGCAGGCCGGCCCGGTGCCACCGCAAACCGGCCCGGTGACCCCGCCGACAAACCCGGTGCCCCCGCCGGCGAGCCCGGCGATGCCCGATGTGCTTGGTCCGGTGCCACCCGCCATCCCCGGTCCGGTGCCACCCGCCGCGCCCGGTCCGGTGCCCAGCCCGGTGCCACCCGCCATCCCCGGTCCGGTGCCCAGCCCGGTACCACCCGCCATCCCCGGTCCGGTGCCCAGCCCGGTACCACCCGCCATCCCCGGTCCGATGACTCCACCGTCCGGCACGGTGACCCCGCCGGCCGGCCCCGCGATGCCCGAAGCGCCCGGTCCGGTGCCGCCCGCCGTGCCCGGCCCCCGTCCCGCAGCGAATACCGCGCACGCCGGTGACACCGGTTCGGTACCGCTGCCCCCGGCGGCGCCGGTCCCGGCCGAGCCGCCCGCACCGTCCCGCCGCGCCGCCCAGCCCCTCCCGGCCGAGGCACCGACTCCCGCGGCCGGGACGGCCACGCCGATGCCCGCCCCGGAGCCGGTGGACCCCGACGCCTCACAGGGCAGGGCGTTCAGCGTGCGCACCCTCGGTCAGGGCGTACCGCTCACCCAGCGGCTCGCCCAGCAGCAGGACCGGCAGGCCGTACCCGCCGTGCCCGCCGTACCCGCCGCATCCCCGCCGCAGGCAGCATCCGGCGGTCAGACCCTCGGCTCCGGCCGCCGCCGAAAACTGGCCACCCGGCAGGAGGGCGAGCGCCAGGTGTCCGAGACGGGGGCGCGACCGCACCCGCACCCTCAACCGGCGCCCGCCCCCAGCCCTGCGCAGCGGCTCGGCGCTCCCACCGAGGGCCGGGCCTACGCGATCGGCGCCCCGGACGAGGGCGCGGAGGGCCCGGAGCCGCTGGACGGCCCCGGTGGCGCGATCGAGGTCGCCAACCGGCCGGCGCCCCTGCCCCTCGACGACGAACTCCCTCCGGAGCCCCTGGACAACCCGCGCCGGCTGCTGGTCTGGCCGGCGCCCGACGCCGCCACCCAGCAGGCACTGAGCGACCGCGGCTACCGTCCGGTGATCGTGCACTCCCGCGAGGAGGTCGACGCGCAGATCGCCGCGTTTCCGGCCGCTCTGTTCGTCGACCCGCTGACCGGGCCTATCACCCGTACCGCGCTGCAGGCGCTCCGTCAGGCCGCGGTGGCGGCCGAGGTCCCCGTGCTGCTGGCGGCGGGGCTGGGCCAGGCGACGCGCGAGGCCGCGTACGGAGCGGACCCCGCCGTGCTGCTGAAGGCCCTGGCGCCGCGCGACAGTGAGCAGCACCCGTCCCGCGTGCTGCTGATCGAGCAGCACGCCGACATCTCCGCCGCGCTGACGGCCACCCTGGAGCGGCGCGGGATGCAGGTCGCGCGGGCGGCGGCCGACGCGGACGCGGTGACGCTCGCCCAGCAGACACGCCCGAACCTTGTGGTC